In the Thauera sedimentorum genome, one interval contains:
- a CDS encoding type IV pilus modification PilV family protein, which yields MTFKRTSSKRVRGFSLLEVLVAFSIMALSLGVLYNAAGGSVRGAQATDRSSRALILAQSLLALHASVPREGLHAQGSTVDGEFDWRLSSEPYPLALDPLPPVGLQQIEAHVEWSERGERRHAVLLTLVPERLSP from the coding sequence ATGACGTTCAAGCGGACTTCGTCCAAGCGGGTGCGCGGCTTCTCCCTGCTGGAGGTGCTAGTCGCCTTTTCCATCATGGCGCTCTCGCTTGGTGTGCTGTACAACGCTGCTGGCGGCAGTGTGCGCGGCGCGCAGGCGACGGATCGCAGCAGTCGGGCGCTTATCCTCGCACAATCCCTTCTGGCGTTGCACGCCAGTGTGCCCCGCGAGGGGCTTCATGCCCAGGGCTCGACCGTAGATGGCGAGTTCGACTGGCGCCTGAGCAGCGAGCCCTACCCTCTTGCGCTTGATCCGCTCCCGCCTGTCGGTTTGCAGCAGATCGAAGCCCACGTCGAATGGTCCGAACGTGGCGAACGTCGACACGCGGTGCTTCTCACGCTGGTGCCCGAGCGACTCAGTCCATGA
- a CDS encoding prepilin-type N-terminal cleavage/methylation domain-containing protein has product MKRLHASGHGQGGFTLVEVVVALTLLSLIVLGLLGALRSIGQTGERLEAQALVNDDLRLVSALLQSSLASASSSQRVALDAESQTVWLQGGPQSIEWLGVLPARHGVGGVMHLRLQLEATGVDHHRLVLYMAAYRGPEKVPDWEAFEPRVLLDGVTSMRVHYLGVREAQWTQEWQNETVLPEVLHLALSLRGRTWPPLVVRLLNSTDQPRPAAVVTERVLIGLPDA; this is encoded by the coding sequence ATGAAACGGCTACACGCATCCGGTCACGGGCAAGGCGGCTTCACATTGGTGGAAGTCGTCGTTGCACTGACACTGCTCTCGCTCATCGTGCTCGGTTTGCTCGGTGCGCTGCGTAGCATCGGGCAGACTGGCGAGCGACTAGAGGCGCAGGCCTTGGTGAATGATGATCTGCGTCTCGTCAGTGCCTTGCTTCAGAGCTCCCTCGCGAGCGCCTCGTCCTCGCAACGCGTTGCGTTGGACGCCGAATCGCAGACAGTGTGGCTCCAGGGTGGGCCTCAATCTATCGAATGGTTGGGTGTGCTGCCCGCACGTCACGGTGTCGGGGGGGTGATGCATCTGCGCCTGCAACTCGAAGCAACAGGGGTGGACCATCACCGTCTCGTGCTCTACATGGCTGCCTATCGAGGGCCCGAAAAGGTGCCCGATTGGGAGGCATTCGAGCCCCGCGTGCTTCTGGACGGCGTCACATCCATGCGGGTGCATTACCTCGGTGTCCGTGAGGCGCAATGGACGCAGGAATGGCAGAACGAAACGGTACTTCCGGAAGTGCTTCACCTTGCGCTGTCGCTGCGAGGTCGTACCTGGCCACCGCTTGTCGTCAGGTTGCTCAATTCGACCGATCAGCCGCGTCCCGCGGCGGTCGTGACCGAACGCGTCCTGATCGGGTTGCCTGACGCATGA
- the gspE gene encoding type II secretion system ATPase GspE translates to MTYSSSATLQETVSVARPRIGEILVRSNKLGARDLEQALAAQGEMGGLLGRVLVRLGLVSEADVARALVEQLGVLLVTSADFPDMPVEAPGLTPDYLLAHGVLPLEVSEEKLIVALTEPQDAFLLKALRLASGRAIEARLALESELQGALERLYSEPEESEEDEGMLAGSLGGGSDFVEHLKDLASEAPVIRLVNQIISRVIDLRASDIHIEPYEDGLHIRYRVDGVLHKAEVADAALAAAVTSRIKLLAHLNIAERRLPQDGRIRNRVKGHELDLRVSTLPTVHGESVVMRVLDRASIRLELEDMGFSADTLARFRELIERPHGILLVTGPTGSGKTTTLYAALAKLDAEALKIITVEDPVEYQLGGVNQVQVHAQIGMTFAHALRSILRQDPDVIMIGEMRDTETAQIAVQSSLTGHLVLSTLHTNTAAGAITRLEDMGVERYLITSTVNGVLSQRLLRVLCPHCKAQIELPPETMTKTGLNRFMPVGRNTIHTAVGCSQCKHTGYLGRTSVHELFVMDEATHQAILAGADATTLHNVARGSGMVTLYEDGLRKVAAGTTSLEELLRVTQDQSNG, encoded by the coding sequence ATGACTTACTCTTCCTCCGCCACCCTTCAAGAAACAGTCTCTGTCGCGCGGCCGCGCATCGGCGAGATTCTTGTCCGCTCCAACAAGTTGGGAGCTCGCGATCTCGAGCAAGCGCTCGCGGCACAGGGCGAGATGGGCGGGCTGCTCGGGCGGGTGCTGGTACGGCTCGGCCTGGTCTCTGAAGCCGACGTCGCGCGGGCTCTGGTCGAGCAGCTCGGCGTGCTACTTGTTACATCTGCCGACTTCCCAGACATGCCGGTTGAGGCGCCTGGCCTTACGCCGGACTACCTGCTTGCGCACGGCGTTCTGCCGCTTGAAGTGAGCGAGGAAAAGCTGATCGTTGCGCTGACTGAGCCGCAGGATGCATTCCTGCTCAAGGCACTTCGCCTGGCGTCGGGGCGCGCAATCGAAGCCCGTCTGGCGCTCGAAAGTGAGTTGCAGGGCGCTCTAGAGCGCCTCTATTCCGAGCCGGAGGAGAGCGAGGAGGATGAGGGTATGTTGGCGGGGTCGCTCGGAGGGGGGAGCGATTTCGTAGAGCACCTGAAGGATCTCGCCTCCGAGGCGCCGGTGATCCGTCTGGTCAATCAGATCATTTCGCGAGTCATCGATCTGCGCGCCTCCGACATCCATATTGAGCCCTATGAAGACGGTCTGCACATCCGTTACCGTGTGGATGGCGTACTGCACAAGGCCGAAGTAGCGGATGCCGCGCTTGCCGCAGCGGTAACCTCTCGCATCAAGCTGCTTGCCCATCTGAACATTGCCGAGCGCCGACTTCCGCAGGACGGACGTATTCGCAACCGTGTCAAGGGGCACGAACTGGACCTGCGGGTATCCACCTTGCCCACCGTGCACGGCGAAAGTGTCGTCATGCGCGTGCTGGATCGGGCCAGCATTCGGCTCGAACTCGAGGATATGGGCTTCTCCGCCGATACGCTCGCACGCTTCCGCGAACTCATCGAGCGGCCGCACGGCATCCTGCTGGTCACAGGTCCCACTGGTTCCGGCAAGACCACTACCCTGTACGCGGCTCTCGCCAAGCTCGATGCCGAGGCGCTCAAGATCATCACCGTTGAGGATCCTGTCGAGTACCAGCTCGGCGGTGTGAATCAAGTTCAGGTGCATGCCCAGATCGGGATGACCTTCGCCCACGCGCTGCGTTCCATCCTCAGGCAAGACCCGGACGTGATCATGATCGGCGAGATGCGCGACACCGAAACCGCGCAGATCGCCGTCCAGTCCTCGCTCACCGGTCACCTCGTGCTGTCTACCCTGCACACCAATACGGCGGCAGGTGCCATCACCCGGCTCGAAGACATGGGCGTCGAACGCTATTTGATCACCTCAACCGTCAACGGCGTGCTCTCCCAGCGCCTGCTGAGAGTGCTATGCCCGCACTGCAAGGCACAGATCGAACTTCCGCCCGAGACCATGACCAAGACAGGACTGAACCGTTTCATGCCTGTCGGGCGCAACACCATACATACGGCTGTAGGCTGCTCCCAGTGCAAGCATACGGGTTACCTCGGACGGACATCGGTGCATGAACTTTTCGTCATGGACGAAGCGACCCATCAGGCCATCCTTGCCGGTGCGGACGCAACCACGCTACACAATGTTGCGCGTGGATCTGGCATGGTGACGCTGTACGAAGACGGTCTGCGCAAGGTCGCCGCGGGTACCACCTCTCTGGAGGAGTTGTTGCGCGTGACCCAGGACCAGAGCAATGGCTGA
- a CDS encoding type II secretion system F family protein, translating to MAEYVYRAADAAGRVLDGTLDASGRESALRQLRSKGLTPVSLKESAGARPTPSVESAGTSTGARGWRFASHEPDRTDVHNLTSELAVMLRAGLPLDRALRILIDMTEKPSMVSLLQDLLKSVKGGKGLSQALQQHHGLFGDFYISMLRSGEAGGNLGEVLGRLAEHLERVKALRESVISALIYPAILIVVACISVVLMLGFVVPQFETLFEDMGEALPLPTRLIVALGEVVAAWGWLIAIGAGAAAWLGRRWLATQRGRLWLDRALLRVPVLGELVRKYELTRFARSMGTLLGSGVPIVGALQIAGDTIGNLVLRNAMSSVPAAIKQGGRLADALHLTGLFSPLALNMVRLGEETGRLDAMLLELSRVHDADVQAGVKRLLTMLEPLLILVLGAVIAAIIVSILMGILSVNDLAL from the coding sequence ATGGCTGAGTACGTCTACCGCGCTGCGGATGCGGCCGGCAGGGTGCTCGACGGAACGCTGGACGCCTCCGGTCGCGAAAGCGCATTGCGGCAATTACGCAGCAAAGGCCTCACGCCCGTTAGTCTCAAGGAGTCCGCTGGCGCCCGCCCCACCCCCTCAGTCGAAAGTGCAGGTACTTCCACTGGAGCGAGAGGCTGGCGTTTCGCTAGCCACGAGCCCGATCGGACCGACGTGCATAACTTGACATCGGAACTCGCCGTGATGTTGCGGGCGGGCTTGCCGCTTGATCGTGCCCTTCGTATTCTGATCGATATGACCGAAAAGCCGTCGATGGTCAGCCTCCTGCAGGACCTACTCAAGTCGGTCAAAGGCGGGAAGGGACTGTCGCAGGCGCTTCAGCAGCATCACGGTTTGTTTGGCGATTTCTATATCAGCATGCTGCGTTCTGGCGAAGCGGGTGGAAATCTAGGTGAAGTGCTTGGCAGACTCGCAGAGCACCTCGAGCGGGTAAAGGCCTTGCGCGAATCGGTCATCTCTGCGCTGATCTATCCCGCCATCCTGATCGTTGTGGCATGCATCTCCGTAGTCCTTATGTTGGGCTTCGTAGTGCCGCAGTTCGAGACGCTCTTCGAGGACATGGGCGAGGCGCTGCCCCTGCCAACACGTCTTATCGTCGCTTTGGGCGAGGTTGTCGCTGCTTGGGGGTGGTTGATTGCCATCGGTGCGGGAGCTGCCGCGTGGCTGGGACGTCGCTGGTTGGCAACGCAGCGGGGGCGGCTGTGGCTGGATCGGGCGCTGCTGCGTGTACCCGTCCTTGGTGAGCTGGTTCGTAAGTACGAACTGACTCGCTTTGCGCGCAGCATGGGGACATTGCTTGGCAGCGGAGTGCCAATCGTCGGCGCGCTTCAAATTGCTGGCGACACGATCGGAAATCTGGTTCTCCGCAACGCCATGTCGAGTGTGCCGGCAGCCATCAAGCAGGGTGGGCGGCTCGCCGACGCCTTGCACCTTACCGGTTTGTTCAGTCCATTGGCACTGAACATGGTTCGTCTGGGAGAGGAGACTGGTAGGCTAGATGCGATGCTGCTGGAACTCTCCAGAGTGCACGATGCCGACGTCCAGGCGGGCGTCAAGCGCCTCCTGACCATGCTGGAGCCATTGCTCATACTGGTTCTCGGTGCCGTCATTGCAGCGATCATTGTGTCGATACTGATGGGTATCCTCTCGGTCAATGACTTGGCACTATAA
- a CDS encoding PilN domain-containing protein — translation MARDAGQLSLFGLDLGKVWRNYRQGWLEALEWRPLAWLAPSEAVRVRMSDGRQVVCCGAWERELPPSTHVAGLHAHVLDEDAMLVRDLVLPDLVAEDLEAAIELDVLSSTPFPAEQTVWGWRASRRSDARLDITLVIAARPHVTRQLIAAGFDPERPPEVWAMPGGQGAVVIRGFGEPLRHRREVRKRMQIIGAILFSVLALLALVAAPFMLERERVFDAQAQYARLMQETAAVAEQREALVHAAQRIAAMHGSLAERPDLARLLDTLTITLPDTAYLTRLEAAGDVIRIGGVAANAAELIAALGRTQGIDAVRTPGAITRTPDGRETFAIEFNLVAPPEASDAQGVSERER, via the coding sequence ATGGCTCGCGATGCTGGACAACTTTCACTGTTCGGACTGGATCTCGGCAAGGTCTGGCGAAATTATCGACAAGGCTGGCTTGAGGCCCTGGAGTGGCGGCCGCTTGCCTGGTTGGCGCCGAGCGAGGCGGTGCGTGTCCGAATGTCCGATGGCAGGCAGGTGGTGTGTTGCGGTGCATGGGAGCGGGAACTTCCCCCGAGCACCCATGTGGCTGGCTTGCACGCGCATGTGCTGGACGAGGACGCGATGCTGGTGCGGGATCTGGTGCTGCCCGACCTGGTCGCGGAAGACCTGGAAGCGGCAATTGAACTCGATGTTCTGTCCAGTACGCCGTTTCCCGCAGAGCAAACCGTCTGGGGGTGGCGAGCCAGTCGGCGGTCAGACGCCCGTCTTGACATCACCCTCGTGATTGCCGCCCGTCCGCACGTGACGCGGCAGTTGATTGCAGCCGGCTTCGATCCTGAGCGCCCCCCAGAGGTCTGGGCGATGCCGGGAGGGCAGGGAGCGGTGGTCATCCGAGGGTTCGGTGAGCCGCTGCGTCATCGGCGTGAAGTCCGCAAGCGCATGCAGATCATTGGTGCCATCCTGTTTTCGGTGCTGGCGCTGCTGGCGCTTGTCGCGGCGCCCTTCATGCTTGAGCGTGAGCGGGTGTTCGATGCCCAGGCGCAGTATGCGCGCCTGATGCAGGAGACCGCCGCGGTCGCTGAACAGCGCGAAGCGCTCGTGCACGCGGCTCAGCGCATTGCTGCGATGCATGGATCGCTGGCCGAGCGCCCTGACCTCGCTCGCCTGCTTGACACGCTTACCATCACGCTGCCCGATACCGCGTATCTGACCCGCCTCGAAGCGGCGGGAGACGTCATCCGTATTGGAGGGGTTGCCGCAAATGCGGCTGAGCTGATCGCGGCGCTTGGACGAACTCAAGGTATCGACGCCGTTCGCACGCCGGGTGCGATTACGCGTACCCCGGACGGGCGGGAGACCTTCGCTATCGAGTTCAACCTGGTGGCGCCCCCGGAAGCATCCGATGCCCAGGGTGTATCGGAGCGAGAGCGATGA
- a CDS encoding GspH/FimT family pseudopilin gives MRGFTLLELMVALAIAALLVVSMPFAVVKAYDSMQYRAAVRNVLTGLKYARLEAMRLGRDVAFQVELESREYGVEGRLERYPEQVELQLLVADSEGAATSAAIRFYPDGSSTGGLIDILRPGGSGVRIQVDWLLGRISQRTHEG, from the coding sequence ATGCGTGGGTTTACTCTGCTCGAGTTGATGGTGGCGCTGGCTATCGCGGCGCTGTTGGTGGTCAGCATGCCGTTTGCAGTCGTCAAGGCGTACGATTCGATGCAATACCGGGCTGCTGTACGCAACGTCCTGACGGGACTCAAATACGCCCGTCTTGAAGCAATGAGGCTTGGGCGCGATGTGGCGTTCCAGGTTGAACTCGAAAGCCGCGAATATGGCGTTGAGGGCAGGCTGGAGCGCTATCCGGAGCAGGTCGAATTGCAGTTGTTGGTGGCCGATTCTGAAGGTGCTGCTACAAGCGCAGCAATCCGCTTCTATCCGGACGGTAGCTCTACAGGAGGGTTGATCGACATCCTGCGTCCGGGCGGCAGCGGTGTGCGCATCCAGGTGGACTGGCTGCTCGGTCGTATCTCACAGCGCACTCACGAAGGATGA
- a CDS encoding glycosyltransferase family 4 protein has protein sequence MVISSQALSLWNFRGPLIRAWVAAGWRVVALAPDYDDAGRARVASLGAEPLDYSLGRAGLHPLRDVLDIARLVGLLLRLRPACSFAYFVKPVIYGGIAARLAGIPRRYAMVEGAGYVFSDPPQGPALRRRFLRWAVVALYRLGLAGVRKVLFLNRDDEEMFRMLRLVSPDQTECVGAIGVDLDHFAPASSVVEPLVFILAARLLVEKGVREYVEAARLVRRLRPEVRFILLGSPDQNPGSVSHSELLEWSSEGVVEWQAHVDDVRPWLARASVYVLPTWYREGVPRGIQEAMAMGRPVITTDMPGCRDAVVDGETGLLVPPRDSRALADCMLRFVDAPGLVCRMGQAARKFAEQAFDVHAANDRILRAMR, from the coding sequence GTGGTGATCTCCAGCCAGGCTCTATCGCTGTGGAACTTTCGTGGGCCGCTGATCCGTGCGTGGGTCGCGGCCGGTTGGCGCGTCGTGGCGCTTGCGCCGGATTACGACGATGCTGGCCGCGCACGGGTTGCATCGCTTGGTGCAGAACCGCTCGACTACAGTCTAGGTCGCGCCGGCCTTCATCCTCTGCGCGATGTGCTCGACATCGCGCGCCTGGTCGGGCTCTTGCTGCGCCTGCGTCCGGCCTGCAGCTTTGCTTACTTCGTTAAGCCCGTGATCTATGGTGGTATCGCTGCACGGTTGGCGGGCATCCCGCGTCGCTACGCGATGGTGGAGGGTGCTGGATACGTGTTCTCCGATCCGCCGCAGGGGCCCGCGCTACGTCGTCGCTTCCTCAGGTGGGCCGTCGTGGCACTCTATCGGCTGGGTCTGGCAGGCGTGCGCAAGGTCCTGTTTCTCAACCGTGACGATGAAGAAATGTTCCGCATGTTGCGCCTGGTCTCGCCCGATCAGACAGAGTGTGTTGGCGCAATCGGGGTCGATCTCGATCACTTTGCCCCTGCATCATCCGTAGTCGAGCCGCTCGTATTTATCCTGGCGGCGCGTCTGCTGGTGGAGAAGGGGGTGCGCGAGTATGTTGAGGCCGCGCGGCTGGTAAGGCGGTTGCGGCCTGAGGTGCGCTTCATCCTGCTGGGCAGCCCCGACCAGAATCCAGGTTCCGTATCTCACTCGGAGCTCCTGGAATGGTCATCCGAGGGCGTCGTCGAATGGCAGGCCCACGTTGATGACGTTCGGCCTTGGCTCGCACGGGCGAGCGTCTATGTCCTGCCAACCTGGTATCGTGAAGGGGTTCCCCGCGGTATTCAGGAGGCTATGGCCATGGGGCGTCCGGTCATCACCACTGATATGCCCGGATGCAGAGATGCCGTAGTTGACGGTGAAACCGGGCTCCTTGTCCCTCCGCGCGATTCGAGAGCGCTGGCCGACTGCATGCTTCGGTTCGTCGATGCCCCCGGGTTGGTCTGCCGCATGGGGCAGGCTGCGCGAAAGTTTGCGGAGCAGGCCTTCGACGTACACGCAGCCAACGATCGTATCCTACGGGCCATGAGATGA
- a CDS encoding glycosyltransferase family 2 protein, which produces MSVLDPVPVLHILLATYRGARFLPAQLDSLIEQRDREWRLLVSDDGSDDDTLSILRGYAARDPRIVMVERSPATLGATRNFALLLQHFLSTDGQWFALCDQDDVWLPHKVERLRRALRDHVNATEPCLAYSDLAWIDERGRLLSASHFSGAGLRHPAQAATVSALLHNLVPGCAMAGNRALAERALPLPTSVAHHDWWLLALAAAGGEVVPVSEVLVHYRQHGNNQVGASGALRRIARLLTRPAYLLAHAKTQYWGAVEQGSELRTRLGFDRIKPAWRGALTVSERRLAAHSRWRRVHAILSGAAKRQGLARSIFMLIGALQEPPPSTDRTGGCTHVSACTDMADEWTARPCSGQADRGTDQPVG; this is translated from the coding sequence ATGAGCGTTCTCGACCCTGTCCCGGTGCTCCACATCCTTCTCGCGACCTATCGAGGGGCGCGCTTCCTTCCTGCTCAGCTAGACAGCCTGATTGAGCAACGAGACCGAGAGTGGCGTCTACTGGTGAGCGATGACGGCAGTGATGACGACACACTGTCCATCTTGCGCGGCTACGCTGCTCGTGACCCGCGCATCGTCATGGTTGAGCGTTCGCCAGCCACGCTTGGTGCAACCCGAAATTTCGCCTTGCTACTTCAGCACTTCCTGTCGACGGACGGTCAGTGGTTTGCGCTCTGTGATCAGGACGACGTCTGGCTTCCGCACAAGGTTGAGCGCCTGCGGCGCGCGCTGCGGGATCATGTGAATGCAACTGAACCCTGTCTGGCATATTCGGACTTGGCCTGGATCGACGAGAGGGGGCGGTTGCTGTCCGCATCGCATTTCTCAGGTGCAGGCTTGCGTCACCCAGCGCAGGCTGCAACTGTTTCTGCGCTGCTGCACAATCTTGTTCCAGGCTGCGCGATGGCGGGCAATCGCGCTCTGGCCGAGCGAGCACTTCCTCTCCCAACATCCGTTGCTCATCATGATTGGTGGCTGCTCGCCCTTGCTGCCGCGGGTGGAGAGGTCGTCCCAGTCAGTGAAGTGCTGGTTCACTATCGCCAGCATGGGAACAATCAGGTAGGGGCGTCCGGAGCGCTTCGTCGTATCGCGCGTCTGCTCACACGTCCTGCTTACCTCCTCGCACATGCGAAGACGCAGTATTGGGGGGCTGTTGAGCAGGGTAGCGAACTGAGAACACGGCTCGGATTCGACCGGATCAAGCCAGCTTGGCGCGGTGCACTCACCGTGAGCGAACGCAGGCTCGCCGCGCACTCGCGCTGGCGCCGCGTTCACGCCATTCTCTCCGGTGCTGCGAAACGGCAGGGTTTGGCGCGAAGCATTTTCATGCTCATCGGTGCACTGCAGGAGCCGCCGCCGTCCACCGACCGCACCGGAGGCTGTACCCACGTTTCCGCTTGCACGGATATGGCCGACGAGTGGACGGCGCGACCATGCTCCGGTCAGGCCGACCGAGGCACAGATCAACCAGTAGGCTAG
- a CDS encoding symmetrical bis(5'-nucleosyl)-tetraphosphatase, which produces MATYAIGDVQGCYREFRDLLDKIQFDPARDRLWLVGDLVNRGPASLETLRFVRSLGESAITVLGNHDLYLLKLAYSGAAGRKRADTLQQVLEAKDRDDLVDWLRKRPLMHLEDGFAMVHAGLLPGWSVTQARVLAEEVENLLAGPDWGRLMDHLWGNQPRAWDSSLKGWDRIRVIVNAMTRMRFCSRDGQMEFDTKGVPEKAPFGHIPWFAHPARASTDTTIVFGHWSALGLKITDNLMALDTGCIWGEKLTAICLETREPVQIQAGKGLVQR; this is translated from the coding sequence TTGGCGACCTATGCGATAGGCGACGTTCAGGGCTGCTACAGAGAATTTCGCGACCTGCTTGACAAGATCCAGTTTGATCCGGCGCGTGATCGCCTGTGGTTGGTCGGCGACTTGGTGAATAGGGGGCCTGCGTCGCTGGAGACCCTTCGTTTCGTTCGCAGCCTCGGTGAATCTGCGATCACCGTGCTGGGTAATCACGATCTGTATCTGCTCAAGCTGGCGTACTCCGGCGCAGCGGGTCGCAAGCGAGCCGATACCCTGCAGCAGGTGCTCGAAGCGAAGGATCGTGACGATCTGGTCGACTGGTTGCGGAAACGCCCCCTGATGCATCTGGAGGACGGGTTTGCAATGGTTCATGCCGGCCTGTTGCCTGGGTGGTCCGTGACGCAGGCCCGCGTGCTCGCCGAAGAGGTGGAGAACTTGCTTGCGGGGCCCGATTGGGGACGGCTGATGGACCATCTATGGGGTAATCAGCCACGTGCCTGGGATTCATCCCTGAAGGGATGGGACCGTATCCGGGTGATTGTCAACGCAATGACCCGAATGCGTTTCTGTTCGCGGGACGGCCAGATGGAGTTCGACACCAAGGGTGTGCCGGAGAAGGCGCCTTTCGGTCACATTCCGTGGTTTGCGCACCCCGCGCGCGCCAGCACCGACACAACTATCGTCTTTGGTCATTGGTCTGCCCTGGGGCTCAAGATTACGGACAACCTGATGGCACTCGATACAGGCTGCATTTGGGGCGAGAAGCTCACGGCCATCTGCCTGGAGACACGAGAGCCGGTGCAAATTCAGGCGGGGAAGGGTCTTGTCCAGAGGTAG
- the gspM gene encoding type II secretion system protein GspM: MSLSRRAKVALSVTALGALVLMLPVVDQVLFRYNWAAQARDELEFRYARLLGLRESASRIESALARAQGYLQRHAYPVDYPLDRVGADLQQRVRGLAAASGLSVSGSQILPTQPSDGFEVVPLTVTLNASPAALRDLIVAFAAQSPSIQVDGYTVTAVRSRRGAPDPGEARVQLRLSAIHLKP, encoded by the coding sequence ATGAGTCTGAGTCGGCGTGCCAAAGTCGCGCTGTCCGTAACGGCGCTGGGCGCGCTCGTCCTCATGTTGCCGGTGGTGGATCAGGTTTTGTTCCGCTATAACTGGGCGGCACAGGCCAGGGATGAGCTGGAGTTTCGCTACGCCCGGCTGCTGGGGCTGCGGGAGTCCGCGTCGCGCATTGAGTCGGCTCTGGCGCGGGCGCAGGGGTACCTGCAGCGCCATGCTTACCCCGTCGACTATCCGCTTGACAGGGTAGGCGCGGATCTGCAGCAGCGGGTGCGCGGGCTGGCTGCTGCGTCCGGTCTGAGCGTTAGCGGCAGTCAGATACTGCCCACTCAGCCTTCGGACGGCTTCGAGGTTGTTCCGCTTACGGTGACCTTGAACGCTTCGCCGGCTGCCCTGCGTGACTTGATCGTAGCCTTTGCAGCGCAGTCGCCTTCGATTCAGGTGGATGGGTACACCGTCACCGCTGTCCGTTCGCGTCGCGGCGCTCCGGATCCCGGCGAGGCGCGCGTCCAGCTTAGATTGAGCGCCATCCATTTGAAGCCATGA
- a CDS encoding general secretion pathway protein GspK translates to MMEASLSVRVTSTSHVGFSRDVRGVALVVVMWLVAALAVLVTALIAGNRADLRGAVNHRLFVEHAALGDAAIRRVAVQLKYATERQVRPFRADVSFAGQILTVSAVPAGGFINLNAAPLELLHALFVHAAGLPDQQATVLASRILDWRDPDDAALPSGAENDQYVAAGTPFLTRGGGFATVDDLVQVLGVSLDVHDRIRSLVTVHGAMSGVDPRYAPAGVLAVLAKGRLDLVDGILAARLADDPVIDTTALEQQFLASTSDSLYRMEASRTVDGMRLTRVLWIDLAAPGAGGVPWRELAVEAVRAGAQE, encoded by the coding sequence ATGATGGAAGCCTCGCTCTCAGTCCGCGTCACCAGTACCTCGCATGTCGGCTTTAGCCGGGATGTCCGCGGGGTCGCGCTGGTTGTCGTCATGTGGCTTGTCGCGGCGCTGGCCGTACTGGTCACCGCGCTTATCGCCGGTAACCGGGCGGATCTGCGTGGAGCGGTCAATCACCGGCTGTTCGTCGAGCATGCGGCCTTGGGCGATGCCGCAATACGCCGAGTTGCCGTGCAGCTCAAGTATGCGACCGAACGGCAGGTGCGCCCGTTTCGCGCCGACGTAAGCTTCGCAGGCCAGATTCTGACTGTCAGTGCGGTTCCCGCAGGTGGTTTCATCAATCTGAATGCCGCTCCGCTTGAGCTTCTCCATGCGCTCTTTGTTCATGCGGCTGGTCTACCCGACCAGCAAGCTACGGTTCTGGCCAGCCGGATCCTGGATTGGCGCGACCCGGACGATGCAGCGCTGCCGTCGGGTGCCGAGAACGACCAGTACGTTGCCGCGGGAACGCCCTTCCTTACCCGAGGAGGGGGCTTTGCAACGGTGGACGATCTCGTTCAGGTGCTCGGAGTGAGTCTTGACGTTCATGATAGAATCCGCAGTTTGGTTACCGTCCATGGTGCCATGTCCGGGGTCGATCCCAGGTATGCGCCGGCCGGAGTGCTCGCCGTGCTCGCCAAGGGGCGTCTCGACTTGGTCGATGGCATTCTTGCAGCGCGCCTGGCTGACGATCCCGTCATTGACACCACGGCGCTGGAGCAACAGTTTCTGGCATCAACCTCGGACAGTCTGTATCGAATGGAGGCGAGTCGAACAGTGGACGGAATGCGGCTGACGCGCGTGCTCTGGATAGATCTGGCAGCCCCTGGCGCGGGCGGTGTGCCGTGGCGCGAACTTGCGGTCGAGGCCGTGCGCGCAGGGGCGCAGGAGTAG
- the gspG gene encoding type II secretion system major pseudopilin GspG, with translation MNQVSLPRRPSLGFTLVEILVVLAILGLLAGLVGPRVLSQLGGAKSKTAAVQIKDLEQAAELFKLDIGRFPTREEGLEALVTRPASAPAGWNGPYLRKGGVPSDPWGNPYRYDVPGRNGDIDIYSYGADNAVGGEGENADIGNWL, from the coding sequence ATGAACCAAGTCTCCCTCCCCCGCCGTCCATCGCTTGGCTTCACCTTGGTGGAGATTCTGGTCGTCCTGGCCATCCTCGGCCTACTGGCCGGTTTGGTCGGGCCGCGCGTACTCAGCCAACTCGGTGGTGCAAAGAGCAAGACCGCCGCGGTGCAGATTAAGGACCTTGAGCAAGCTGCAGAGCTCTTCAAACTCGACATTGGCCGTTTCCCGACCCGTGAGGAGGGCCTGGAGGCTCTCGTGACGCGTCCTGCTAGTGCGCCCGCAGGATGGAATGGTCCGTACTTGCGCAAAGGCGGCGTGCCGTCCGACCCTTGGGGTAACCCGTACCGCTACGATGTGCCTGGGCGAAACGGCGACATCGATATCTATTCCTACGGTGCGGACAACGCCGTGGGTGGCGAAGGCGAGAACGCTGATATCGGCAACTGGCTGTGA